The following are encoded in a window of Mycobacteroides chelonae CCUG 47445 genomic DNA:
- a CDS encoding alpha/beta fold hydrolase — MTRNTATETAWRQHEDFFTAADGTRIGFSDTGNRTAPVTVLFLHGWTQNREAWDDVAGPLHERNPELRIVALDHRGHGQSDPAPQGSVNVPQLATDAADFINAEIPSGQIVIVGHSMGGMTMMGLGEYHPDLVARRISGAVFVATSAGRLLHRLRVVPPVFEVVKAVILGVVAQGWFLQQGYLMRPIISTLVFGRDPRPYDVSRVWDQIRSGTPRSYKDAAESMVLHEDLTEGLSAFRGKPAAVLAGARDFLTPAGDSRIIAAALETNELRTYPGSGHMLPNERASEVVNEIVTVLEAIAHAPTTRAAKESAG, encoded by the coding sequence GTGACCCGTAATACCGCGACCGAAACCGCGTGGCGTCAGCATGAGGACTTTTTCACCGCTGCTGACGGCACCCGAATCGGGTTCTCAGATACCGGGAACCGCACGGCGCCCGTCACCGTGCTGTTCCTGCACGGCTGGACCCAGAACCGCGAGGCCTGGGACGATGTGGCGGGTCCGCTGCACGAGCGCAATCCCGAACTGCGCATCGTCGCACTGGATCACCGGGGCCACGGTCAGTCCGATCCGGCACCCCAAGGCTCGGTGAACGTTCCCCAACTGGCCACGGATGCAGCCGACTTCATCAATGCCGAAATCCCGAGCGGACAGATCGTGATCGTCGGTCACTCGATGGGCGGCATGACCATGATGGGCCTCGGTGAGTATCACCCGGACCTGGTCGCGCGGCGGATATCCGGCGCGGTCTTCGTCGCCACCTCGGCGGGCCGGCTGCTGCACCGGCTCCGGGTCGTCCCGCCGGTGTTCGAAGTCGTCAAGGCGGTGATCCTGGGTGTGGTGGCGCAGGGCTGGTTCCTCCAGCAGGGCTATCTCATGCGCCCCATCATTTCGACGTTGGTGTTCGGGCGTGACCCACGGCCGTACGACGTGAGCCGAGTGTGGGACCAAATCCGCTCCGGCACCCCGCGCAGCTACAAGGATGCCGCCGAAAGCATGGTGCTGCACGAGGACCTGACCGAAGGCCTGAGCGCCTTCCGTGGCAAGCCCGCCGCGGTGTTGGCGGGTGCCCGCGACTTCCTCACTCCGGCAGGCGATTCCCGCATCATTGCCGCGGCGCTGGAGACCAACGAGCTGCGCACCTACCCGGGCTCGGGCCACATGCTGCCCAACGAGCGCGCCAGCGAGGTTGTCAACGAGATCGTCACGGTGCTCGAGGCGATAGCTCACGCGCCGACCACCCGGGCTGCCAAGGAATCTGCCGGGTAA
- a CDS encoding SRPBCC family protein — protein sequence MSVSVVEAGPQQVRRSVEVSAPASELFGIVADPRRHHELDGSGTVGQNIRTPDHLEVGSRFSTGMRMFGLPYRITSTVTELEPDRVIEWRHPLGHKWRWEFDALSPTSTRVTETFDFRNAGAIQTLLNYKLPGFIKANASGIEGTLTRLQGRYS from the coding sequence ATGTCGGTATCAGTGGTAGAGGCGGGGCCCCAGCAGGTGCGTCGCTCGGTCGAAGTGTCTGCTCCGGCATCGGAGTTGTTCGGTATCGTCGCCGATCCGCGACGCCACCACGAACTGGACGGGTCGGGAACTGTCGGCCAGAACATCCGCACGCCTGATCATCTCGAGGTTGGTTCGCGCTTTTCCACCGGCATGCGGATGTTCGGGCTTCCTTACCGCATCACCAGCACCGTGACGGAGCTCGAACCCGACAGGGTCATCGAATGGCGGCATCCGCTGGGCCACAAGTGGCGGTGGGAATTTGATGCCCTATCGCCAACCAGTACCCGTGTCACGGAGACGTTCGACTTCCGTAATGCCGGTGCGATACAGACCCTGCTGAACTACAAACTGCCTGGCTTCATCAAGGCAAACGCCAGCGGGATCGAGGGCACACTGACGCGACTTCAGGGCCGCTACAGCTAG
- a CDS encoding saccharopine dehydrogenase family protein yields the protein MSREYDIVLYGATGYVGRLTAQYLAGRVEATGARIALAGRNTEKLAAVRDECGPAVRDWPLIEADATRPATLAAMAASAQVVVTTVGPYTKYGLPLVAACAEAGTDYADLTGEVNFVRESIDVYGKQAADTGARIVHCCGFDSIPSDLSVYALYRQAQEDGTGELLETTYVLSKFRGGVSGGTAASMVEVMEASAEDPEVRRNSQDPYSLSPDRPAEPEVGRQREFQTLRGESVAPELAGKWLGAFFMGPVNTRIVRRSNALLDWGYGTRIRYREVMSLGSSVVAPIAAAAVTGFLTAGFGLGTRVRMPKFVAQRLLPKPGSGPSERTRNKGHYRVETYTTTTQGVRYRAVIAQEGDPGYKATAVLLGESGLTLALDRSELPDRLGVLTPAAAMGDPLLKRLRVAQGVTVEVERL from the coding sequence ATGTCCCGGGAATACGACATCGTTCTCTACGGAGCGACGGGATACGTCGGCAGACTTACCGCGCAGTACCTGGCGGGACGCGTCGAGGCCACTGGCGCACGGATCGCACTGGCGGGACGAAACACCGAAAAGCTTGCCGCCGTGCGTGATGAGTGTGGACCGGCGGTGCGAGACTGGCCGTTGATCGAGGCCGATGCCACGCGACCGGCCACGCTGGCGGCCATGGCGGCTTCTGCTCAGGTGGTTGTCACCACCGTCGGGCCGTACACGAAATATGGACTGCCGTTGGTGGCCGCGTGTGCCGAGGCGGGAACCGACTACGCGGACCTGACCGGTGAGGTCAACTTCGTGCGGGAGAGCATCGACGTCTACGGCAAGCAGGCCGCCGACACTGGCGCCAGAATCGTTCACTGCTGCGGATTCGATTCCATCCCATCGGATCTGAGCGTGTATGCGCTGTACCGGCAGGCTCAGGAAGACGGTACCGGCGAGCTGCTCGAGACAACCTATGTGCTGAGCAAGTTCCGCGGCGGTGTCAGCGGTGGCACGGCCGCATCCATGGTCGAGGTAATGGAGGCGAGTGCCGAGGATCCGGAGGTGCGCCGCAACTCTCAGGACCCCTACTCGCTGAGCCCGGACCGCCCCGCCGAACCGGAAGTGGGGCGCCAACGTGAATTCCAGACGCTCCGTGGTGAATCCGTGGCGCCGGAATTGGCGGGCAAGTGGCTGGGAGCCTTCTTTATGGGACCGGTCAACACCCGGATTGTGCGACGTAGCAACGCATTGTTGGACTGGGGTTATGGAACCCGGATACGTTATCGCGAGGTGATGAGCCTGGGAAGTTCGGTGGTCGCGCCGATCGCCGCGGCCGCCGTCACCGGATTCCTGACGGCCGGCTTCGGGCTGGGGACGCGGGTCCGCATGCCGAAATTTGTTGCGCAGCGTCTACTTCCGAAGCCAGGCTCGGGCCCCAGCGAGCGTACCCGGAACAAGGGTCACTACCGCGTCGAGACGTACACGACCACAACCCAGGGTGTGCGGTACCGCGCGGTCATCGCGCAGGAGGGCGACCCCGGATATAAGGCGACCGCCGTGCTCCTGGGTGAAAGTGGCCTGACTCTGGCGCTCGATCGCAGCGAATTGCCGGACAGACTTGGGGTTTTGACGCCTGCGGCCGCCATGGGAGATCCATTGCTGAAGCGGCTGCGGGTGGCCCAGGGCGTGACGGTCGAAGTCGAACGGCTCTAG
- the fadD2 gene encoding long-chain-fatty-acid--CoA ligase FadD2, with protein sequence MSIIAERPLFSKLQTLAKRGGAELHYLRKVIEAGMLKLDPPNVLAAIVRDFYRFGEIGAVPGFGAHRSPARTAIIDDEGSITYAELNDAVNALAHGLNRLGIKGGDGVAILARNHRWFIIANYAAHRAGARVILLNTDFSGPQTKEVAEREGARVLIYDAEYAEFLDGYSPELGRIMALPTNPENPDQPASDDETIASVIKRNSTSAAPRPSKYSSLVILTSGTTGTPKGAPRKLALTLAPVGGMFSHVPFRSGEVTSVPAPMFHALGYLHQSLALTLGCTLILHRKFKPENVLSDIEKYRVTAVVVVPVMLNRILNAIDEAASKPDLSSLRIVFVSGSQLGGELASRALDTLGPVIYNLYGSTEVAFATIARPQDLAINPSTVGPVVKGATVKILDDEGKPVSQGIVGRIFVSNAIPFDGYTGGGHKQIIDGLMSSGDVGYFDEHGLLYVSGRDDEMIVSGGENVFPAEVEDLISGHPEVIEATALGVDDPDWGARLRAFVVRHPESTVDADGIRAYVRDNLARYKVPRDVVFLDILPRNPSGKILKRQLRDLEV encoded by the coding sequence ATGTCGATCATCGCCGAACGGCCGCTCTTCTCGAAACTTCAGACTCTTGCGAAGCGCGGTGGCGCTGAGCTGCATTATCTCCGCAAGGTCATCGAGGCGGGCATGCTCAAACTCGATCCGCCCAACGTGCTCGCGGCGATCGTCCGCGACTTCTACCGGTTCGGTGAGATCGGCGCGGTACCGGGCTTCGGCGCGCACCGCAGCCCGGCTCGGACCGCCATCATCGACGACGAGGGCTCGATCACCTACGCCGAGCTCAACGACGCCGTCAATGCCCTGGCGCACGGACTGAACCGTCTCGGTATCAAGGGCGGCGACGGCGTGGCCATCCTGGCGCGTAACCACCGCTGGTTCATCATCGCGAACTACGCCGCACACCGCGCCGGTGCCCGGGTGATCCTGCTCAATACCGATTTCTCTGGGCCGCAGACCAAGGAGGTCGCCGAGCGTGAAGGCGCCCGTGTCCTGATCTACGACGCCGAATATGCCGAGTTCCTGGACGGCTACAGTCCCGAGCTGGGCCGGATCATGGCCTTGCCGACCAACCCGGAGAACCCGGATCAACCCGCCTCTGACGACGAGACCATCGCCTCGGTCATCAAACGCAACAGCACCTCTGCCGCGCCGCGCCCCTCGAAGTACTCGTCGTTGGTGATCCTGACCAGTGGCACCACCGGCACGCCGAAGGGAGCGCCGCGCAAGCTGGCGCTGACCCTGGCGCCGGTCGGCGGCATGTTTTCGCATGTGCCGTTCCGATCTGGCGAGGTGACATCGGTGCCCGCCCCGATGTTCCACGCCCTGGGATACCTGCATCAGAGCCTGGCGCTCACCCTGGGCTGCACCCTGATCCTGCATCGCAAGTTCAAGCCGGAGAACGTGCTCTCCGATATCGAGAAGTATCGGGTGACCGCCGTCGTGGTCGTTCCGGTGATGCTCAACCGCATCTTGAACGCCATTGACGAGGCCGCGAGCAAGCCCGACTTGTCTTCCCTGCGTATCGTTTTCGTGTCGGGATCACAGTTGGGTGGCGAGCTGGCCTCCCGCGCGCTGGACACGCTGGGGCCGGTTATCTACAACCTGTACGGCTCCACCGAGGTCGCCTTCGCCACCATCGCGCGGCCCCAGGATCTGGCCATCAATCCATCCACAGTGGGCCCTGTTGTCAAGGGCGCCACCGTGAAAATCCTTGATGACGAAGGAAAGCCGGTCTCGCAGGGCATCGTCGGGCGGATCTTCGTAAGCAACGCAATTCCGTTCGACGGCTACACCGGCGGCGGGCACAAGCAGATCATCGACGGACTGATGTCCAGTGGTGACGTCGGCTACTTCGACGAGCATGGGCTGCTCTATGTCTCCGGACGTGATGACGAGATGATCGTCTCGGGTGGCGAGAACGTGTTCCCGGCAGAGGTCGAAGACCTCATCAGCGGACACCCAGAGGTCATCGAGGCGACCGCATTGGGAGTCGACGATCCGGACTGGGGTGCACGGTTGCGTGCGTTCGTGGTCCGCCACCCCGAATCGACGGTGGATGCCGACGGCATCCGTGCGTACGTGCGCGACAACCTGGCCCGATACAAGGTGCCACGTGACGTTGTCTTCCTGGATATCTTGCCGCGCAACCCCTCCGGCAAGATCCTCAAGCGCCAGCTGCGCGACTTGGAGGTATAG
- the ligD gene encoding non-homologous end-joining DNA ligase produces MLQVAGREVTITHPDKVVFPPGENTAGITKGDLVHYYLDVAEGALRGVRNRPMILKRFVKGISQEAVFQKRVPEKRPDWIASAELHYARGTSAREAVVTDAASLAWVVNLGCVDLNPHPVRADDLDHPDELRIDLDPVPGVPWSQILDVAFVVREVLEDHGLTAWPKTSGSRGFHIYAPIAPRWTFRELRLAAETVAREVERRAPELATSRWWKEERHGVFVDFNQNAKDRTVASAYSVRATPDARVSTPLRWDEVARCRPSEFTLHTVRERFSEIGDPWRDMDDASGALDQLLELAAELGPAEKAPKGASRDGRRQSIMPLIEIARTKTKPEAEAAFEQWTSRYPETAKILEPQDVLIDGMRGPSSVWYRVRINLIHVPEAQRPQQEELIADYSPWN; encoded by the coding sequence GTGCTGCAGGTCGCGGGGCGCGAGGTCACCATCACGCACCCCGACAAGGTGGTCTTTCCCCCGGGTGAGAACACAGCGGGCATCACCAAGGGCGACCTGGTGCATTACTACCTGGATGTCGCCGAAGGGGCACTGCGCGGAGTGCGTAACCGGCCGATGATTCTGAAGCGGTTCGTCAAGGGCATCTCACAGGAGGCGGTGTTCCAGAAAAGGGTGCCCGAGAAGCGGCCCGACTGGATCGCCTCCGCGGAGCTGCACTATGCGCGCGGGACCTCCGCCCGAGAGGCCGTCGTCACCGATGCGGCGTCGTTGGCGTGGGTGGTCAACCTGGGGTGTGTGGATCTCAATCCGCACCCGGTGCGTGCAGACGATCTCGATCATCCTGACGAGCTGCGCATTGACCTGGACCCCGTCCCAGGGGTGCCATGGAGCCAGATCCTCGACGTCGCGTTCGTCGTGCGCGAGGTTCTCGAAGACCATGGGCTGACGGCATGGCCGAAGACCTCCGGCTCGCGCGGCTTTCATATCTACGCGCCCATCGCGCCGAGATGGACGTTCCGGGAGCTGCGCCTGGCCGCCGAGACGGTGGCCCGCGAGGTGGAGCGCCGCGCCCCGGAATTGGCGACCAGCCGGTGGTGGAAGGAGGAACGCCACGGGGTGTTCGTCGACTTCAACCAGAACGCCAAGGACCGCACGGTGGCATCGGCGTACTCCGTACGTGCCACCCCCGATGCCCGGGTGTCGACGCCGCTGCGCTGGGACGAGGTCGCGCGTTGTCGCCCTTCGGAGTTCACGCTGCACACCGTGCGCGAACGATTCTCCGAGATCGGTGATCCGTGGCGGGACATGGACGATGCCTCTGGCGCGCTAGATCAGCTGCTGGAGTTGGCCGCCGAGCTGGGCCCTGCCGAAAAGGCCCCGAAAGGTGCTTCCCGGGACGGTCGGCGTCAGTCGATCATGCCGCTCATCGAGATTGCGCGAACGAAGACCAAGCCGGAGGCCGAGGCGGCATTCGAACAATGGACATCCCGGTATCCCGAAACGGCAAAAATCCTTGAGCCGCAGGATGTTCTGATCGACGGCATGCGCGGCCCCAGCTCAGTCTGGTACCGAGTACGGATCAACCTTATCCATGTCCCGGAGGCACAACGGCCCCAACAGGAAGAATTGATCGCCGACTATTCGCCCTGGAACTAG
- a CDS encoding cytochrome c oxidase subunit 3: MTGNLTTGKRTTTGRREPHVPGEPGLWVFLFGDMIVFAAFFAVIAHYRSSEAETFTSGQSSLNLGLGALNTVLLLSGSLLVVLGLEKARNGSTHAARFYLAAAGTGVCFIIVKLIEYHEVTSQGLSPMTSHFFMVYFVFTGIHLVHTIVATAILGAMAYASRGAAASSDIRLLEGGSCFWHLIDLLWIGLFSLLYLA, translated from the coding sequence ATGACGGGAAATCTAACAACCGGCAAGCGAACCACGACCGGCCGGCGAGAGCCGCACGTCCCCGGAGAGCCCGGGCTCTGGGTGTTTCTGTTCGGCGACATGATCGTCTTCGCGGCATTCTTTGCCGTCATCGCACACTATCGATCATCCGAAGCAGAGACGTTCACCTCCGGGCAATCATCGTTGAACCTTGGCCTCGGGGCACTCAATACTGTTCTGCTGCTGAGCGGCTCACTGCTCGTGGTACTCGGCCTGGAGAAGGCGCGAAACGGATCAACACATGCGGCTCGCTTTTACCTAGCGGCCGCAGGCACCGGCGTCTGCTTCATCATCGTGAAATTGATTGAATACCATGAGGTTACAAGCCAAGGCTTGAGTCCGATGACCAGCCATTTCTTCATGGTTTACTTCGTCTTCACGGGAATCCATCTGGTTCACACCATTGTTGCCACGGCCATACTCGGGGCAATGGCGTATGCATCACGCGGCGCCGCAGCCAGTTCGGACATCCGACTCCTCGAGGGCGGCTCTTGTTTCTGGCATCTCATCGATCTTTTGTGGATCGGGCTCTTCTCACTTCTCTATCTGGCATAG
- a CDS encoding cytochrome C oxidase subunit IV family protein yields MNLTYSRKATLIFLVLVAATCISLLLDAEKGHGYNISPVIVAITFVKIWLVGNYFMELREAPWVLRFLFGGYVASILAILLGFFYL; encoded by the coding sequence ATGAATCTCACATACAGTCGCAAGGCGACGCTGATATTTCTCGTTCTTGTTGCGGCAACATGTATTTCACTACTGCTCGATGCCGAAAAGGGGCACGGCTACAACATCTCACCGGTGATCGTCGCCATCACTTTCGTCAAGATCTGGCTAGTAGGGAACTACTTCATGGAGCTGCGCGAAGCTCCATGGGTGCTGCGGTTCCTCTTCGGCGGATACGTCGCATCCATCCTGGCGATCCTGCTCGGCTTCTTCTATCTGTAG
- a CDS encoding MerR family transcriptional regulator, whose translation MTEYRIDDLARASGTTTRNIRGYQERGLLPRPLRRGRTAIYNDWHLRQLRAINRLLSEGFTLKHITKFLSGLQRGAQLADVLDLSDLEGLLEKRFSNAAQGNLSLRELEETLGPIDSAALARLLEAGLIEPVDGSDSYLVTDLDTIDNFAALISLGMRVTDLADIHVRTNEKLDDAARVLIGAARDEVARQRGPGWVPSTDDELAWATELIGTMRRAATHTSHAAMNRALDDALRAEMDLYREQAQLPTDPS comes from the coding sequence ATGACCGAGTACCGGATCGACGACCTCGCGCGGGCATCGGGGACGACGACCCGGAACATCCGTGGTTATCAAGAACGAGGGCTCCTGCCCCGGCCGCTGCGCCGGGGCAGGACAGCCATCTACAACGATTGGCATCTGCGCCAGTTGAGGGCGATTAACCGCCTGCTCAGCGAGGGTTTCACGCTCAAACACATCACGAAGTTCCTCAGTGGGCTGCAGCGTGGCGCTCAGCTCGCCGATGTGCTTGATCTGTCGGATCTCGAGGGTCTGCTCGAGAAGCGGTTCTCCAATGCTGCCCAGGGAAATCTCTCGTTGAGAGAGCTCGAGGAGACACTCGGCCCGATCGATTCGGCGGCCCTTGCGCGTCTGCTCGAAGCCGGGCTGATCGAGCCTGTTGACGGCTCGGATTCGTATCTCGTCACCGATCTCGACACCATTGACAACTTCGCGGCTTTGATCTCCCTCGGAATGCGAGTGACCGACCTAGCCGACATTCACGTGAGGACCAACGAGAAGCTCGACGACGCCGCACGGGTGCTCATCGGTGCCGCGCGCGATGAGGTGGCACGTCAACGTGGGCCCGGTTGGGTCCCCTCCACCGACGACGAACTCGCTTGGGCAACAGAACTTATCGGGACGATGCGCCGTGCCGCGACGCATACCTCGCACGCCGCGATGAACCGTGCGCTCGATGATGCGCTGCGCGCGGAGATGGACCTGTACCGGGAGCAGGCACAGCTGCCCACCGATCCTTCGTAG
- a CDS encoding flavin-containing monooxygenase yields MNISVAIIGAGFAGIGAAIRLKDKGITDFAIFERGDTVGGTWRDNTYPGAACDIPSRLYSYSFAPNAEWSHTYSGSGEILGYIDQMVESSALTPYIRFGHNVLGLTYDEAAGEWTVEIEGQDPVRARTVIMASGPLANVSFPAIPGLESYEGHKIHSARWDHDYDFTGKRVAVVGTGASAVQIIPELVKSAEMVKVFQRTPGWVLPRINRATGSRLKQLYRNWPLSQRLARAAWFWGHESVAMGVVWDTPFTRVVEAVSSAHRRVQVKDPWLRRQLKPDFSAGCKRLLMTSDYYPALQAENCKLVTWPIARLAPKGIRTVEGIEHQFDCIVFATGFDVCKAGTPFPVTGIDGRDLATEWSGGAYAFRSVAVSGYPNLFLTFGPNSGPGHSSALVYMEAQINYITDAIAAVVNNGWKSVEPRPEIQESYNQDIQRRLQSTTWNSGCQSWYLTDDGFNATMFPGFATQYVNQLKRFDLQDYKITVSNTSDELILTGPASKP; encoded by the coding sequence ATGAACATCTCCGTAGCCATCATCGGCGCCGGCTTTGCCGGCATCGGTGCAGCGATCCGCCTGAAAGACAAGGGAATCACCGACTTCGCGATCTTCGAACGCGGAGACACGGTGGGTGGCACCTGGCGTGACAACACCTACCCCGGGGCGGCGTGCGACATCCCTTCCCGGTTGTACTCCTACAGTTTCGCTCCGAATGCCGAGTGGTCGCACACGTACTCCGGTAGCGGCGAAATCCTGGGCTACATCGATCAAATGGTCGAGTCGTCGGCACTCACACCGTATATCCGCTTCGGCCACAATGTCCTCGGGCTCACTTACGACGAGGCCGCGGGGGAGTGGACCGTCGAGATCGAGGGCCAGGACCCGGTGCGCGCCCGCACCGTCATCATGGCCTCCGGCCCGTTGGCAAATGTGAGCTTCCCGGCCATTCCGGGTCTTGAGAGCTACGAGGGCCACAAGATCCACAGCGCGCGTTGGGATCATGATTACGATTTCACCGGCAAGCGGGTGGCCGTCGTCGGCACGGGTGCCAGCGCCGTCCAGATCATCCCGGAACTGGTGAAGTCCGCCGAGATGGTGAAGGTATTCCAACGCACGCCCGGCTGGGTGCTGCCGCGGATCAACCGCGCTACCGGTAGTCGGCTCAAGCAGCTGTACCGCAACTGGCCACTGAGTCAGCGGCTGGCGCGTGCCGCGTGGTTCTGGGGGCATGAGTCGGTGGCCATGGGTGTCGTGTGGGATACACCCTTCACTCGGGTAGTCGAGGCGGTCAGCTCAGCGCACCGTCGCGTGCAGGTGAAGGATCCGTGGTTGCGCAGACAGCTGAAGCCTGATTTCTCGGCCGGGTGCAAGCGCCTCTTGATGACCAGTGACTACTACCCCGCGCTGCAGGCAGAGAACTGCAAGCTGGTCACCTGGCCCATCGCCAGGTTGGCTCCGAAGGGCATCCGCACCGTCGAGGGTATTGAGCACCAGTTCGACTGCATCGTCTTCGCAACGGGTTTCGACGTGTGCAAGGCCGGGACGCCCTTCCCGGTCACCGGGATTGACGGACGGGACCTGGCCACCGAGTGGTCAGGAGGGGCGTATGCCTTCCGCAGCGTGGCGGTGTCGGGCTATCCCAATCTGTTCCTTACCTTCGGGCCCAATTCGGGTCCGGGGCACAGTTCGGCGCTGGTGTACATGGAGGCGCAGATCAACTACATCACCGACGCGATTGCCGCGGTGGTCAACAACGGTTGGAAATCGGTGGAGCCCCGCCCCGAGATCCAGGAGAGCTACAACCAGGACATCCAGCGGCGCCTGCAATCCACCACCTGGAACTCGGGCTGCCAGAGCTGGTACCTGACGGATGACGGCTTCAACGCGACGATGTTCCCCGGATTCGCCACGCAGTACGTCAACCAACTCAAGAGATTCGACCTGCAGGACTATAAAATCACTGTCTCGAACACCAGTGATGAACTGATACTGACAGGGCCAGCTTCGAAACCATGA
- a CDS encoding reductase yields MSMDLDNMLQMIKDKQWSLADIDWEAPGAELIEPELHAKLKPFIADLMWIENVGARGFAALAKKAPNPTLKSIYEHFHAEEQKHANAELALMRRWGMLENDEIPSPSINVQLVINWLDKYSDGMSLSFLGTVIPMLEVALDGALIKFITDEVKDPIAQEAFKRINSDESRHLAVDFEVMDILGHAKMRKMLIEFVGGWLKPSLLIGVLSYVPLLNKMRDNIVAMGVDEERLYGAMKRYKSVGERNENVRRLPNYRIISWHAMKVINRKSKYHITADLLVKLTGRIPMRLVENKPTWSQELTYEPVA; encoded by the coding sequence ATGTCAATGGATCTCGACAACATGCTGCAGATGATCAAAGACAAGCAATGGTCCCTGGCCGACATTGACTGGGAAGCGCCGGGTGCCGAGCTGATCGAGCCCGAGCTACATGCCAAGCTCAAGCCGTTCATCGCGGATCTGATGTGGATCGAGAACGTCGGCGCACGCGGATTCGCGGCGCTGGCCAAGAAGGCGCCGAATCCCACTCTCAAGAGCATTTACGAGCACTTCCACGCCGAAGAGCAGAAGCACGCCAACGCCGAACTCGCGCTGATGCGCCGGTGGGGCATGCTCGAGAACGACGAAATCCCTTCCCCGAGTATCAATGTGCAATTGGTGATCAACTGGCTCGACAAGTACTCCGACGGGATGTCACTGTCGTTCCTGGGGACGGTCATCCCCATGCTTGAGGTTGCCCTGGATGGTGCACTGATCAAGTTCATCACCGACGAGGTCAAGGATCCGATCGCGCAGGAGGCGTTCAAGCGGATCAACTCCGACGAATCACGGCATCTTGCAGTGGATTTCGAGGTCATGGACATCCTCGGTCATGCCAAGATGCGCAAGATGCTCATCGAGTTCGTCGGCGGCTGGCTCAAGCCCAGCCTGCTGATCGGTGTGCTGAGCTATGTGCCGCTGCTCAACAAGATGCGCGACAACATCGTGGCGATGGGTGTCGACGAGGAGCGTCTCTACGGTGCGATGAAACGGTACAAGAGCGTGGGCGAGCGTAACGAGAATGTCCGGCGGCTGCCGAACTACCGCATCATCTCCTGGCATGCGATGAAGGTGATCAACCGCAAGTCCAAGTACCACATCACCGCCGACTTGCTCGTCAAATTGACCGGCAGAATTCCCATGCGGTTGGTGGAGAACAAGCCCACCTGGTCCCAGGAACTCACCTACGAACCCGTCGCCTGA
- a CDS encoding SDR family NAD(P)-dependent oxidoreductase → MAQLLLFYFLMGLLDVFRRPPISVNSKAVVTGAGSGIGRAFALELARRGGHVICADINAERVAETVAEIDRLSAGCAHAVTCDVSSRDEVEKLVFEAQEVFAGPPTLVINNAGVGIGGKPVGEIGMDDWKWALGINLWGVIYGCELFTPLLRAAGRGGIINVASAAGFAAGPSMASYNVSKAGVMSLSETLAAELSGTDINVTVLCPTVVKTNIFKDARLTGVEIGTSGLVDRLIELTGFSPERVAVSTLDAHDQGRLYVVPQFDAKVIWHFKRHFPVLHARVAGLLGRLLPTR, encoded by the coding sequence ATGGCACAGTTGCTGTTGTTCTATTTCCTCATGGGGCTCCTTGACGTCTTCAGACGCCCGCCGATCTCTGTGAACTCAAAGGCAGTGGTCACCGGCGCGGGCAGTGGTATCGGGCGTGCTTTCGCTCTTGAACTGGCCCGCCGTGGCGGTCACGTGATCTGCGCGGACATCAACGCCGAACGGGTCGCGGAGACCGTGGCCGAGATAGACCGGCTGTCTGCGGGCTGCGCACATGCGGTGACCTGCGATGTCTCATCGCGAGATGAGGTGGAGAAGCTGGTCTTCGAGGCGCAGGAGGTGTTCGCGGGGCCGCCCACGCTGGTGATCAACAATGCGGGCGTCGGAATCGGCGGTAAGCCGGTCGGCGAGATCGGCATGGACGACTGGAAGTGGGCGCTGGGTATCAACCTGTGGGGCGTCATCTACGGCTGCGAACTGTTCACGCCATTGCTCCGTGCGGCCGGCCGCGGCGGAATCATCAACGTCGCCTCCGCTGCGGGGTTCGCGGCAGGTCCCTCGATGGCCTCGTACAACGTGTCCAAGGCCGGGGTCATGTCTCTGTCGGAAACCCTCGCTGCCGAGCTGAGCGGCACCGATATCAACGTGACCGTGCTGTGCCCCACCGTCGTCAAAACGAACATCTTCAAGGACGCTCGCCTCACCGGGGTGGAGATCGGCACCTCGGGCTTGGTCGACCGGCTCATCGAGCTCACCGGTTTTTCCCCGGAGAGGGTGGCTGTGAGCACCCTCGACGCACATGACCAGGGCCGCCTGTATGTGGTCCCGCAGTTCGACGCGAAGGTCATCTGGCACTTCAAACGGCATTTCCCCGTGCTACACGCGCGCGTCGCGGGCTTGCTTGGCCGCCTTCTTCCCACTCGCTGA